A genomic region of Pongo pygmaeus isolate AG05252 chromosome 7, NHGRI_mPonPyg2-v2.0_pri, whole genome shotgun sequence contains the following coding sequences:
- the LOC134740013 gene encoding uncharacterized protein LOC134740013 → MRASRSGVGGRGPSFPLARSSSPSRSLLLGSTMADRLPSLTSAPSLPDLPLSTLTSALTSLFLPHPPAADLGSASSPPRHRRPDPRLRPVGACVVEGARRGVSERQLSASFLRLPSIPLRGCRALAEWRQLEGWPEPDFVALRAGRWPRRRLTEIVVSC, encoded by the coding sequence ATGAGGGCCTCGCGCTCGGGAGTCGGAGGAAGAGGCCCGTCTTTTCCGCTTGCACGCTCCTCTTCCCCCTCTCGCTCTCTGCTTCTCGGGTCCACAATGGCGGACAGACTCCCTAGTCTCACTTCCGCTCCGAGCCTCCCTGACCTTCCGCTCTCCACTCTGACGTCCGCGCTCACCTCGCTcttcctcccccaccctcccGCCGCTGATCTTGGCTCCGCCTCCTCACCGCCACGTCACCGGAGACCGGACCCGCGCTTACGGCCCGTGGGCGCATGCGTAGTGGAGGGAGCGCGTCGGGGTGTCAGCGAGCGCCAACTTTCAGCGTCTTTTCTGCGGCTTCCTTCTATCCCGCTCCGAGGCTGCAGGGCCCTGGCAGAGTGGCGTCAGCTGGAAGGCTGGCCAGAGCCGGATTTTGTTGCACTCCGGGCAGGAAGATGGCCGAGGCGGCGGCTGACGGAGATAGTAGTGTCTTGCTGA